A window of Pseudoalteromonas sp. MEBiC 03607 genomic DNA:
CAACGAAGATTTTATTTCATGGATAATCTTAATTTTACCGTGCTGGTCTGTGATGACTCTACAATAGCCAGAAAACAGGTTGTGCGCTGTTTAGATGATTGTCTCAGTGCTGATATTCAACAAGCCTCAAATGGTCGAGAAGCGCTTGCCTTGTTAAGAAAGCAAAGTTTTGACTTACTGTGCCTAGATTTAACAATGCCAGAAATCGATGGAATCGAAGTGCTCGAATCAATCAAGGCGGAAAAAATAGAATGCTTTGTTATCGTTATTTCGGCTGATATTCAAGCTGAAATGAAGCAAAGAGTAGTAAGGTTAGGTGCAATTGACTTCATTGATAAACCGATAGATATTGTGCGCTTAAAAGCTACTTTGCATAAATTTGGTATTCGTTAACTTTTAAAATTATTTAAATGCATAATTTATCTTTTTTTAAGGGTTGACATCTTGGCTGTTTTTAAGGC
This region includes:
- a CDS encoding response regulator — protein: MDNLNFTVLVCDDSTIARKQVVRCLDDCLSADIQQASNGREALALLRKQSFDLLCLDLTMPEIDGIEVLESIKAEKIECFVIVISADIQAEMKQRVVRLGAIDFIDKPIDIVRLKATLHKFGIR